The genomic stretch ctcgtTTCAAAATCTAAGGGTATGGTATAAATTTAGTCTTAGTTTTGaattatggtgttataagcatTAGAAGAGGACCCGGTCAAAgtattaacaaaaatataagCTCATATGTATTCAATATAAATTGTAGGGATTAaacttttatataattatttgtatCAGCAAAATCATCATTGAATTGTTGGGTCAAATGAACAAGGTTCACGTCAGTGGACTGGGCTGAAAGCCCAGCAACACACAGTGGGCCAACCCCAATAGCCTTTCAAATCACAACGGCTAGTTTTCGCCGACTCCCACGCGCTCTAACGGTAAAATTTTCCGTTCCATAATCCATTAATTTCCTAATATTATTCGTAATCTCCCTATAAAGCATCTCAGTTAGTCCCCACCTCACATCTCCACCTTCTCTCTACAATCCGACGCCGGCAATCGCAAATTCTCTACTTTCCGGCGACCAAAATCAACAAATTCCGTCCTCTTTCTTCAATGGAAACCCCATCATCTACTAGAAGAGTCACGCGATCACTGACCCTGGCTTCATCTTGTACGTTTCAATTCcatttctaaaccctaaattcaTCCCCAATTTTATAATTTGCTTCCTTTTTTTCTCAATCGCAGGGAAAACTGAGGAACCATCGATGCAGAAAAAGCAGCAGCAGCAAGATCGGTCTGCTTTAATAGATATAACCAACGATTCCCCCATTGTTGGGCTTGCAATGGGAAGGCTGAAAACCCCCTCTTCCGCATTCTCGAAGAAGAGAGTGAGCAATCAAGGGCAGTTCATCCAAACCCCGGGTTCGGGTGAAGCCCTCTTGAGAGGCCAGGTGAAGACTCTTCTTCAGAAGGTTGAGGAAGAGGCGGAGCTCTCCAAGATCACTCTCGATAAACGCCCTTTCTTCAATCTTCAGGGGCTGATCAGCTCCCCCCTCGATCTTGTTGCACCGACCCCTGCAAATACACCTCAAATTCTCAATAATCAAATTGGGGATTGTGGTAGTGATGGTTTCCCTTCTGTCACTACTATTGCTGAGACATTTTTCATCCCACAGGTTTGTTTGTTCATTGCCTTTTTTTCTTCATCTTGAAATGATTGGATTTGATAATGGTTTTGTTGTATTGCTTTGTGACAGAAGATGATGAATGGTGTGATTGATAAggtgtttgtttgttttcttaATCATGGAATTATTGGTTTTGATATTGGttttgttgtattgatttctgAGAGAAGATGATGAATGGTGTGGTTGAGGAGGGGAAGCAAGGCAGCGTGGAGACGGAGGAGAGCGTGATCACGAGGTCTTTGTTTCTTGACTTCTTAGAGAAGTCTGATTCATCTGATTTCTCATCCGTGGTGACTACTTACCAAGGAGTGTGCTTtggggggagagagagaaaggtcTCTAACGATaacgacgatgatgatgatgatgcctCGATATGGTCTATTCAGGTGAATGCAAGCAGCACTAGAGATGAAGATGACGATGAAGtagaagaagacgaagaagtCGTGGAAGGCTGCattgaagaggaagaggaagagtaCTGCTTAGTGGTGCATGATGATTGGATGGTTGATGATGTTTGTGAAGAAATGAGCAAGATTAGCGTTGGGCCGAAGTTTGAAGGGAAGCACATCCGGTTCATCTACAACAGTGATGGAGAGATtgaaggagaggaagaggaagtgtGTGACACACCAGAGGAATAAATGGATTTGGGGAGTGTGTTTTCTTGGTTTCTCTGTAGTGGATGTCTCTCTTTTGACACCATCTTTTGTTTTTAGGGGATGATTTGGTTCTGTTATTCATTATTCACGTAATTTGTGATGAAATTTCTACTGATTTGTATTAAATGATGATGGTTTTGTTGTTATTTGAATCAGAATTATGCAGTGCCTCAAATTTAAATAGTTTAGTAATGAAATGTTTAAATTGTTACTACTTTCTTTCTCTGTATTTGAAGATGGAAATAGACAAACTTTATTTCTCTGGCATACAAAAAATAACAAGAATAAGTGTAGTATTTTTCAAGTCCTTTTAGAGGAATCATCAATAAAATGTTTTTTAACATGTTTGATTTCATTCACATTGTTGATTCTTGATGAATCTCTTCTCTCTGATTTTGTTTAGTGTTTTACGACTTTCTGATCTGCTTTATTGGTGTGActttttttagtgtttttaaCTCTCTCCGTCCCAGGGGTGGATCCCCCCTGCTGTTCCAGAAACACAGCATATTGTGTTGTGCACAAAACGCACAATCATAGGCATGAAACGCAGCCCATTATTTGGGGACCAGATCCTCTGTTGTGCCATAAATCACAGCATGAGGTGCTGTAGTATAAAACGCAAGAATTATAGAATGAAACGCAAAATTTAAACTTTGTTCCATTTTAATACCTTTTTCccataattaaatattcaaatactaatattatgGCCCCACCTCGTTCCATTTTCTACCATATAATATAGTACTATGTATATAAAGAAGATTTCAATATTTCAAACTGATTGTGATTTAGATCGATTTGCCTAAataaggagtattaattattgattttcaAGATGAATAATATTCCTTTATGATAATATATTCATTAGCTTTATCACAATTACACGCATTCCTATCAATAATGCAAATTAATTTTTAGTAATCAAtgacaaaaaaatagaaaccaGTTATATATAAATACATTTATATACTCCGTATTATATTGCACTTCTTCTATAAATATTAACAATGCAaagtttttaataattaatgacaaaaaatattgaaatcagCTTTATAATTATATTAGCATAACGACATATTATAATGAAAAAAGTCATTATAAAGAAGTATCACGCAGTTtgaaaatcaataattaatagtggagtagtatttatttagcaaaattttcagtttattattcttaCAAATATTAATAGTgcaaattcttttttaataattaatcatgcaaatacaattttaataattactgAAAACAAATATTGAAATCTGCTTTATAACGAGGTGGGGCCAAGGTAGTGGTGTAGGAATATTTAATTATGGGAAAAGGCATTAAAATGAAACAAAGTTTGAAGTTTGCGTTTCATTCTATAATTCTTGCGTTTTATACCACAACACCTCGTGCTGTGATTTATGGGACAATAGAGGATCTATTCCccataatttgtcaccatttatACATGGGGTCTACTAccaaaaatgttaaaattgaaaggtgataagagcatccacatctaTGCTCTTGccaagagcacggatgtaggTCCTAACTAGGGCtgacaaatcgtgcggattgggtcgttatcgggtcaacctgataatgacccaacccaataaggcctaacctgaacccgacctgttaaggaaactgtaaatccgaacacgaacccaacctgctaccttcaaatccgaacacgacccgcacccgacacgaacccgttatcaacacgatataatatgggttgacacgacacgataacaacccgaacatgatattacacgattaaaacctaatattacacgattaaactttaatttttaacctaatttacacaattaaaattcgttttatactatttaaacctaatttataagaaattaaaaaattaaagtaatatatatatatatatttaaataataataaaaataataataatatttcttaatgggttacccgtatccgacccgcatccgacccgaacccaacccgaaattatcgggttcttaatgggtcaacccgataaggacacagattcaataagacttgaccccaacccaataatttcgtgcggatttgTGTCatattatcgtgtcgtgtcaaaaattgccagccctagtcCGAACCCAcctttattcattttaaattctctgctcttccgcaagagcacaacacccacatccatactCTTCTCCATGCTCaatggtcccaccattctattattcaatttaaatacttcaattactaaaaacattttcacatattaaaatgcattcaaaatgcccgaaatactattacaaattactaaaaaaattaaaact from Salvia splendens isolate huo1 chromosome 15, SspV2, whole genome shotgun sequence encodes the following:
- the LOC121766400 gene encoding uncharacterized protein LOC121766400 — encoded protein: METPSSTRRVTRSLTLASSWKTEEPSMQKKQQQQDRSALIDITNDSPIVGLAMGRLKTPSSAFSKKRVSNQGQFIQTPGSGEALLRGQVKTLLQKVEEEAELSKITLDKRPFFNLQGLISSPLDLVAPTPANTPQILNNQIGDCGSDGFPSVTTIAETFFIPQMMNGVVEEGKQGSVETEESVITRSLFLDFLEKSDSSDFSSVVTTYQGVCFGGRERKVSNDNDDDDDDASIWSIQVNASSTRDEDDDEVEEDEEVVEGCIEEEEEEYCLVVHDDWMVDDVCEEMSKISVGPKFEGKHIRFIYNSDGEIEGEEEEVCDTPEE